One window of Sinorhizobium numidicum genomic DNA carries:
- a CDS encoding sugar ABC transporter ATP-binding protein encodes MKPAVALEGISKSFPGVRALSDVSLALYPGSVTALVGENGAGKSTLVKILTGIYQPDSGVIRVADTETTFPTALAAARAGVTAIHQETVLFDELSVAENIFLGHAPRNRFGLIDWKKLNEDAQALLHRAGADFDPTIRLRDLGIAKKHLVAIARALSVDARVVIMDEPTAALSHKEIHELYALIERLKADGKAILFISHKFDEIFRIADRYTVFRDGAMVGEGLIADVSQDNLVRMMVGRAVGSVYPKKEVAIGEPVLTVSGYRHPTEFEDISFELRRGEILGFYGLVGAGRSEFMQSLIGITRPSAGAIRLNGQVLVIRSPAEAIRAGIVYVPEERGRQGAIIGMPIFQNVTLPSLSQTSRSGFLKLADEFALAREYTSRLDLRAASLDQDVGTLSGGNQQKVVIAKWLATKPKVIILDEPTKGIDIGSKAAVHAFMSELAAQGLSVIMVSSEIPEIVGMSDRVIVMREGRIAGRFERAELTAEKLVRAAAGIETELNGRAA; translated from the coding sequence ATGAAACCCGCCGTTGCACTAGAGGGCATATCGAAGTCCTTTCCGGGCGTTCGTGCGCTCTCGGATGTTTCGCTTGCGCTCTATCCGGGTTCGGTGACGGCGCTCGTTGGCGAGAACGGCGCAGGTAAATCGACCCTCGTCAAAATTCTGACGGGCATCTATCAGCCCGATTCCGGGGTGATCCGGGTCGCCGATACAGAAACAACTTTCCCGACCGCCCTTGCTGCGGCTAGGGCAGGGGTCACCGCCATCCATCAGGAGACGGTGCTGTTCGACGAACTCTCTGTTGCGGAAAACATCTTTCTCGGTCATGCGCCGCGCAATCGCTTCGGCCTCATCGACTGGAAAAAACTCAACGAAGATGCGCAAGCCCTGCTGCACCGGGCGGGCGCGGATTTCGATCCGACTATCCGGTTGCGCGACCTCGGGATAGCCAAGAAACATCTGGTCGCGATCGCGCGCGCGCTTTCGGTCGATGCGCGTGTCGTCATCATGGATGAGCCGACGGCGGCCTTGTCGCACAAGGAAATTCACGAACTCTACGCCCTGATCGAACGGCTCAAGGCAGACGGCAAGGCGATCCTCTTCATCAGTCACAAATTCGATGAGATCTTCCGCATCGCCGATCGCTATACCGTCTTCCGAGACGGAGCCATGGTCGGCGAGGGACTGATTGCCGACGTCAGCCAGGACAATCTCGTCCGGATGATGGTCGGCCGCGCCGTCGGTTCCGTCTATCCGAAGAAGGAGGTTGCGATCGGTGAGCCGGTTCTTACCGTCTCCGGCTATCGCCATCCGACCGAATTCGAGGACATCAGCTTTGAACTGAGGCGGGGCGAGATCCTCGGTTTCTATGGTCTGGTCGGCGCCGGGCGTTCGGAATTCATGCAGTCCTTGATCGGTATCACCCGGCCGTCGGCCGGCGCCATTCGACTGAATGGTCAGGTGCTGGTGATCCGCAGCCCGGCCGAAGCGATCCGCGCCGGCATCGTCTATGTGCCGGAGGAACGCGGCCGCCAAGGCGCTATCATCGGCATGCCGATCTTCCAAAATGTCACACTGCCTTCTCTATCGCAGACGTCGCGCTCCGGCTTTCTGAAGCTCGCCGATGAATTTGCGCTTGCACGCGAATATACCTCGCGTCTCGATCTCCGTGCCGCCTCGCTCGATCAGGACGTCGGTACGCTCTCGGGCGGCAATCAGCAGAAGGTGGTGATCGCCAAATGGCTGGCGACCAAGCCCAAGGTCATCATTCTCGACGAGCCGACCAAGGGCATCGACATCGGCTCCAAGGCCGCGGTCCACGCTTTCATGAGCGAACTCGCCGCTCAGGGCCTGAGCGTCATCATGGTGTCCTCTGAAATTCCGGAGATCGTGGGCATGTCCGACCGGGTGATCGTCATGCGCGAAGGGCGCATTGCCGGTCGCTTCGAACGTGCCGAACTGACGGCCGAAAAGCTGGTGCGCGCGGCCGCTGGCATCGAAACTGAGCTCAATGGCAGGGCCGCATGA
- a CDS encoding ABC transporter permease produces the protein MADAQLSPRNIPDRLQGRGARILKSWECLLLVVAAAVFLGNSLASPYFLDPWNLSDATFNFTEKAMIAFAMALVIISGEIDLSVASIIALASTAMGYAVQFGFDTPALVAIGLGVGLVCGAVNGLLITGLGLPSIVVTIGTMSLFRGLSFIVLGDQAFTGYPESFAWFGQGYVWWVFSFEFTLFVLLAVIYGVVLHKTNFGRAVYAIGNNPTAALFSGVRVARIKFTLFLLTGLMAGLASICLTSRLGSTRPSIALGWELEVVTMVVLGGVSILGGSGTIPGVVLAALIMGMVTFGFGLLNVPGIVMSIFIGLLLISVIALPILWRRARRRLAH, from the coding sequence ATGGCGGACGCTCAACTCTCTCCTCGCAACATTCCCGATCGCTTGCAGGGACGCGGTGCGCGCATCCTCAAAAGCTGGGAATGTCTGCTCCTGGTCGTGGCGGCCGCCGTCTTCCTCGGCAATTCGCTGGCCTCTCCCTATTTTCTCGATCCATGGAATCTCTCCGACGCCACCTTCAACTTCACCGAAAAGGCGATGATCGCCTTCGCCATGGCGCTCGTCATCATTTCCGGTGAGATCGATCTTTCGGTGGCATCGATCATCGCGCTCGCCTCCACCGCCATGGGCTATGCGGTACAATTCGGCTTCGACACGCCGGCGCTTGTCGCCATCGGTCTTGGCGTCGGCCTCGTCTGTGGCGCCGTCAACGGATTGCTGATCACCGGTCTCGGACTGCCGTCGATCGTCGTGACGATCGGCACCATGAGTCTGTTTCGCGGGCTGTCCTTCATCGTTCTCGGCGACCAGGCCTTTACAGGCTATCCCGAAAGCTTCGCCTGGTTCGGCCAGGGCTATGTCTGGTGGGTCTTCTCCTTCGAGTTCACGCTGTTCGTGCTGCTCGCCGTCATCTACGGCGTAGTGCTTCACAAGACGAACTTCGGACGCGCCGTCTATGCCATCGGCAACAACCCGACGGCGGCGCTGTTCTCAGGCGTTCGCGTGGCGCGGATCAAGTTCACGCTCTTCCTGCTCACTGGGCTGATGGCAGGACTGGCATCGATCTGCCTCACCTCCCGTCTCGGCTCCACGCGTCCATCGATCGCGCTCGGCTGGGAACTGGAAGTCGTCACCATGGTGGTACTCGGCGGCGTCAGCATTCTCGGTGGTTCCGGCACCATACCCGGCGTTGTGCTGGCGGCGCTGATCATGGGCATGGTCACCTTCGGCTTCGGCCTGCTCAATGTTCCGGGCATCGTCATGTCGATTTTCATCGGCCTCTTGCTGATCTCGGTCATCGCCTTGCCGATCCTGTGGCGGCGCGCCCGCCGTCGCCTTGCGCATTGA
- a CDS encoding ABC transporter permease, with translation MMAKLLKNREILLVAAILVLVALIALRFPAFVAPANLARVYNDTSILIILALGQMAVILTRCIDLSMAANLALCGMVAAMLNAAFPGLPVPLIILVVMALGGILGMINGALVWKLDIPPIVVTLGTLTIYRGLIFLLTDGKWINAHEMSDAFKALPRFELAGAPVLSWLSLLTIALMFMIMSRTPLGRAFYAVGGNPHAAVYTGIDVGRTRFFAYCLSGTLAGLSGYLWVSRYAVAYVDIAAGFELDIIAACVIGGISIAGGIGSVAGAILGALFLGVIKNALPVINISPFAQMAISGTVIIIAVAVNARAERRKGRVILRKAEAV, from the coding sequence ATGATGGCGAAGCTTCTGAAGAATCGAGAAATCCTGCTGGTCGCGGCGATCCTTGTGCTCGTCGCTCTCATCGCGCTGCGCTTCCCCGCATTCGTAGCACCGGCAAACCTCGCCCGCGTTTACAACGACACGTCCATCCTGATTATTCTCGCTCTTGGGCAGATGGCGGTGATCCTGACCCGCTGCATCGATCTGTCGATGGCGGCCAATCTTGCGCTTTGCGGCATGGTCGCGGCCATGCTGAATGCTGCGTTTCCCGGTCTGCCGGTTCCGCTCATCATCCTTGTCGTCATGGCGCTCGGCGGCATTCTCGGCATGATCAACGGCGCGCTCGTCTGGAAGCTCGACATTCCGCCGATCGTCGTCACGCTCGGAACGCTGACGATCTATCGCGGCCTGATCTTCCTTTTGACGGACGGCAAGTGGATCAACGCGCATGAGATGAGCGACGCTTTCAAGGCGCTGCCGCGTTTTGAACTGGCCGGTGCGCCGGTGCTTTCGTGGCTGTCGCTGCTGACGATCGCGCTGATGTTCATGATCATGAGCCGCACGCCGCTCGGTCGCGCCTTCTATGCGGTCGGCGGCAATCCGCATGCGGCCGTCTACACCGGCATCGATGTCGGCCGCACGCGCTTTTTCGCCTATTGCCTCTCGGGCACTTTGGCCGGGCTGTCGGGCTATCTCTGGGTTTCGCGCTACGCCGTCGCCTATGTGGATATCGCCGCGGGCTTCGAGCTCGATATCATCGCGGCTTGCGTGATCGGCGGCATTTCGATCGCCGGCGGCATCGGTTCGGTGGCGGGAGCCATCCTCGGCGCTCTTTTCCTCGGCGTGATCAAGAACGCGCTGCCGGTCATCAACATCTCGCCCTTTGCGCAGATGGCGATTTCCGGAACGGTTATCATCATCGCGGTTGCGGTGAATGCCCGCGCCGAACGCCGCAAGGGCAGGGTCATTCTCAGAAAGGCGGAGGCTGTCTGA
- a CDS encoding FGGY-family carbohydrate kinase → MTMRTVAVIDIGKTNAKVALVDLDRFEEIAVRRTANSVVDSGLYPHFDTERLWRFILASLAALNREQRVDAISVTTHGATAVLLDEAGELALPVLDYEFAGPDALADEYGKVRAPFCETGSARLPMGLNVGAQLFWQQRMFPEHFSRVATILTYAQYWSYRLTGVRACELTSLGCHTDLWNPKAATFSTMVDVQGWGHLFAPVRKAGDVLGGLLPPLAEETGLPPGLPVHCGIHDSNASLLPHLLTRPAPFSVVSTGTWVVILAVGSDAVDLDETRDTLINVSALGDPVPSARFMGGRAFSMLLGDNPPAASPEAEARVVAAAHMLLPSVPGGSGPFPAAQPRWTTDEEKLKPAERLAAVSFHLALMTATCLDLIGARGEIVVEGPFATNDAYLRMLLAATGRPVLANRLSTTGTSLGAACLVTGARIRTGAEAFTEAVPKTYLDYAGDWRRLTAEHVQCGVGSEC, encoded by the coding sequence CTGACGATGAGGACCGTTGCTGTCATCGACATCGGCAAGACGAACGCCAAAGTCGCACTGGTCGATCTCGACCGGTTCGAGGAAATCGCCGTGCGCAGGACGGCAAACAGCGTCGTCGATAGCGGACTTTATCCGCATTTCGACACCGAGCGCCTTTGGCGCTTCATCCTCGCCAGTCTCGCCGCGCTCAATCGCGAGCAGCGGGTGGACGCGATTTCGGTTACGACCCATGGCGCGACCGCCGTGCTGCTCGATGAAGCGGGCGAACTCGCACTGCCCGTTCTCGATTATGAGTTCGCCGGGCCGGATGCGCTGGCAGATGAATATGGCAAGGTCCGCGCACCCTTCTGCGAAACCGGTTCGGCAAGACTGCCGATGGGCCTAAATGTCGGGGCCCAGCTCTTCTGGCAGCAGCGCATGTTTCCGGAGCATTTCTCGAGAGTCGCGACGATCCTGACCTATGCGCAATATTGGTCCTATCGCTTGACCGGCGTGCGGGCCTGCGAACTGACGTCGCTCGGCTGCCATACCGACCTCTGGAATCCGAAAGCCGCAACATTTTCGACGATGGTCGATGTACAGGGCTGGGGCCATCTCTTTGCACCCGTGCGCAAGGCAGGCGACGTGCTTGGCGGATTGTTGCCGCCCTTGGCGGAGGAGACGGGCCTGCCGCCGGGATTGCCGGTCCATTGCGGCATTCACGATTCCAACGCCTCGTTGCTGCCGCACCTCCTGACGCGCCCCGCGCCGTTTTCGGTCGTCTCGACCGGGACCTGGGTCGTCATCCTGGCCGTGGGCAGCGATGCGGTCGATCTTGATGAGACCCGCGACACGCTGATCAATGTCAGCGCGCTCGGCGATCCGGTGCCCTCCGCCCGCTTCATGGGGGGCCGCGCCTTTTCGATGCTCTTAGGCGACAATCCGCCGGCGGCTTCGCCCGAGGCCGAAGCGCGCGTTGTCGCGGCAGCACACATGCTGCTGCCGTCGGTTCCGGGCGGCTCCGGTCCCTTTCCAGCGGCACAACCGCGTTGGACAACGGACGAAGAAAAGCTGAAGCCTGCCGAGCGGCTCGCCGCCGTTTCGTTTCATCTCGCCTTGATGACCGCGACCTGTCTCGATCTCATAGGTGCGAGGGGAGAGATCGTTGTCGAAGGGCCCTTCGCGACGAATGACGCCTACTTGCGGATGCTTCTAGCCGCGACCGGACGGCCGGTCCTCGCCAACAGGCTGAGTACCACCGGCACAAGTCTCGGGGCGGCCTGCCTCGTTACGGGAGCCCGCATCAGAACGGGTGCGGAGGCCTTTACCGAAGCAGTGCCGAAAACCTATCTCGATTATGCAGGCGACTGGCGCAGGTTGACCGCGGAGCATGTGCAATGCGGTGTCGGTTCCGAATGCTGA
- the rhaM gene encoding L-rhamnose mutarotase, with protein MEKYAFRMRLNPGKAAEYQARHNAIWPELVVLLKEAGISDYSIHLDEETNLLFGVLWRTDTHRMAELRSDPVMRKWWAYMADLMETHTDNEPVAVPLKTVFHLS; from the coding sequence ATGGAGAAATACGCGTTTCGCATGCGGCTCAATCCAGGCAAGGCCGCTGAATATCAAGCACGCCATAATGCGATCTGGCCCGAATTGGTCGTCCTGCTCAAGGAAGCCGGCATCTCCGACTATTCGATCCATCTCGACGAAGAAACCAACCTGCTTTTCGGCGTGCTCTGGCGGACGGACACGCACAGGATGGCGGAGCTTCGCTCAGATCCCGTGATGCGGAAATGGTGGGCCTACATGGCCGATCTCATGGAGACCCACACGGATAACGAGCCCGTGGCTGTACCGCTTAAGACCGTCTTTCATCTGAGCTGA